The following coding sequences are from one Flavobacteriales bacterium window:
- a CDS encoding SDR family oxidoreductase, which translates to MKEKILSLFGFPPPAVLNKTYGPWKDGTTIVPDSLIVDGRNVGNASGLKTIFHQLQNGIKSLNSNGKVLIYSIQPELLDDTSTSLSASVHHSTYQRALEGISRSLAKELGGRGTTVNLVKLPPNVDLKNYATIQEFFTSGRSAFITGQAIAANNSTKTGRELSEKICVVTGGAGGIGSATVKRLAAEGATVIIADMPQMEERAKSLLNDTSTSLNASKVSFLGADLTDEAARKNLLETIKAKHGRIDVLVNNAGITRDKTLKNMPEHYWDQLIAINLTAVINLTEDALAMELIPEGGRIISTSSISGIAGNFGQTNYTATKAALIGYSAAKSKELKAKGITINAIAPGYIETDMVKTMPLMTRIFAERLTSLAQAGKPEDIAEAMAFLAHPGAEAITGQVLRVCGGSFLGA; encoded by the coding sequence ATGAAAGAAAAGATCCTCTCCCTATTCGGTTTTCCGCCACCAGCGGTTTTAAATAAGACCTACGGACCATGGAAAGATGGGACAACGATTGTGCCTGACTCACTCATCGTTGATGGTCGAAATGTGGGAAATGCTTCGGGTTTAAAAACCATCTTCCATCAATTGCAAAACGGCATAAAATCGCTGAACTCAAACGGAAAAGTGCTGATCTATTCCATTCAGCCAGAGTTGCTTGATGACACTTCGACCTCGCTCAGTGCAAGCGTTCATCACTCAACCTATCAGCGAGCGCTAGAAGGAATTAGCCGTTCGTTGGCAAAAGAGTTGGGCGGAAGAGGAACCACAGTCAATTTGGTCAAACTTCCACCGAATGTGGATCTGAAGAACTACGCAACCATTCAGGAATTCTTCACGTCAGGCCGTTCTGCGTTCATTACCGGACAAGCGATTGCTGCAAACAATTCAACTAAAACAGGTAGAGAATTATCGGAGAAAATCTGTGTGGTAACTGGCGGTGCTGGAGGAATCGGTTCTGCTACTGTGAAGCGATTGGCTGCCGAAGGTGCCACAGTCATTATTGCAGACATGCCGCAGATGGAAGAGCGCGCTAAGTCGCTTTTAAATGACACTTCGACTTCGCTCAATGCAAGCAAGGTTTCCTTCTTAGGAGCAGACCTAACCGATGAAGCTGCTCGAAAGAATCTTCTCGAAACCATTAAAGCAAAACATGGACGCATTGATGTGTTGGTGAACAACGCTGGCATTACCCGCGATAAAACATTGAAGAACATGCCCGAGCATTATTGGGACCAATTGATTGCCATCAACCTAACAGCTGTTATCAATCTAACGGAAGATGCGCTTGCCATGGAATTGATTCCCGAAGGTGGACGCATCATCAGTACTTCATCCATCTCTGGCATTGCAGGCAACTTCGGACAAACGAATTACACGGCCACCAAAGCCGCTTTGATCGGTTATTCCGCTGCAAAATCGAAAGAATTGAAAGCTAAAGGCATCACCATCAACGCCATTGCTCCGGGCTACATTGAGACAGATATGGTGAAGACCATGCCGCTGATGACGAGAATATTTGCCGAACGCTTAACGAGCCTGGCCCAAGCTGGAAAACCTGAAGACATTGCAGAAGCAATGGCATTCCTAGCACATCCTGGTGCAGAAGCCATTACCGGCCAAGTGTTGCGTGTTTGCGGAGGAAGCTTTTTGGGAGCATAA
- the clpB gene encoding ATP-dependent chaperone ClpB, with amino-acid sequence MNFNNFTIKSQEALQAATQEAMNNGQQAIETGHVLKGVLNVDENVTPFLLKKLGVNLQAFQAAVDSQVKSYPKIEGGQPYLSNNANQVLNKANNFLKEFGDEYVSIEHILLALLAGGDTIAQLMKDSGVTEKGLKSAITELRKGGKVTSQSAEETYNALGKYALNFNELAKSGKLDPVIGRDEEIRRVLQILSRRTKNNPILIGEPGVGKTAIAEGIAHRIINGDVPENLKTKQLYSLDMGALIAGAKYKGEFEERLKSVVKEVISADGEIILFIDEIHTLVGAGGGEGAMDAANILKPALARGELKAIGATTLNEYQKYFEKDKALERRFQKVMVDEPNTEDAISILRGLKEKYETHHKVRIKDEAIISAVTLSQRYINDRFLPDKAIDLIDEAASKLRIEINSSPQELDEIERKIRQLEIEREAIKREKDQPKLDKLASQLAELSDERDSLKAKWQNEKDIVEGIQQAKEDIENFKLQAEQAERAGDFGKVAELRYGRIQEAEAKLEESKHQLAELQENSPMIKEEVDSEDIAGVVSRWTGIPINKMLESDREKLLKLEDELHKRVVGQEEAISAISDAVRRSRAGLQDEKRPIGSFIFLGTTGVGKTELAKALADYLFNNENAMTRIDMSEYQERHSVSRLVGAPPGYVGYDEGGQLTEAVRRKPYSIVLLDEIEKAHPDVFNILLQVLDDGRLTDNKGRVVNFKNTIIIMTSNLGSHLIQEKMEDINEFNREEVLASTKTELFELLKKTLRPEFLNRIDDIIMFTPLTRDDVSSIARLQLQLLAKQLAKNGITFEFTDECVDWLSQLGFDPQFGARPLKRVIQREVLNELSKEILAGKVNKDGVIILDCFDKKIVFRNQPKQEETV; translated from the coding sequence ATGAACTTCAATAATTTCACGATAAAGTCGCAGGAAGCGTTGCAAGCAGCTACGCAGGAAGCGATGAACAACGGCCAACAGGCCATCGAAACAGGACACGTGTTAAAAGGTGTTCTGAACGTTGACGAGAACGTAACTCCATTTCTTCTCAAGAAATTGGGGGTAAATCTTCAAGCGTTCCAAGCAGCAGTTGACAGCCAAGTGAAAAGCTATCCCAAGATTGAGGGTGGACAGCCTTACCTATCCAACAACGCCAATCAGGTCTTGAATAAGGCTAATAACTTCCTAAAAGAGTTTGGCGATGAGTATGTTTCCATCGAACACATTCTTTTGGCCTTGCTTGCAGGGGGCGATACCATTGCACAGCTGATGAAAGACAGCGGTGTGACCGAAAAAGGACTGAAATCTGCCATTACTGAACTTAGAAAAGGAGGAAAGGTAACCAGCCAATCGGCAGAGGAAACCTACAACGCCTTGGGTAAATACGCCTTGAATTTCAACGAGTTGGCAAAGAGTGGAAAACTCGACCCGGTCATCGGAAGGGATGAAGAGATCAGACGCGTGTTGCAGATACTTTCCCGAAGAACCAAGAACAATCCGATCCTTATTGGAGAGCCAGGTGTGGGTAAAACCGCCATTGCCGAAGGCATTGCTCACCGTATCATAAACGGAGATGTTCCTGAGAATCTGAAAACGAAGCAATTGTATTCCTTGGATATGGGTGCATTGATTGCTGGGGCCAAATACAAAGGCGAGTTTGAAGAACGTTTGAAATCTGTGGTGAAAGAGGTTATTTCTGCCGATGGCGAGATCATCCTTTTCATTGATGAGATACACACGCTTGTTGGAGCAGGTGGAGGAGAAGGCGCCATGGATGCGGCCAATATCCTGAAGCCAGCGTTAGCACGTGGCGAACTGAAAGCAATCGGTGCCACCACACTGAACGAGTATCAGAAATACTTCGAAAAGGACAAGGCGCTTGAAAGACGTTTCCAGAAAGTGATGGTGGACGAGCCAAATACGGAAGACGCCATTTCCATTCTGCGTGGCCTGAAAGAGAAATACGAAACGCACCATAAGGTCCGAATTAAGGATGAGGCTATCATCTCAGCAGTTACGCTGTCACAACGCTACATCAACGACCGTTTTTTACCAGACAAGGCCATTGACCTGATTGATGAAGCTGCTTCTAAACTTCGTATCGAGATCAACTCATCTCCGCAGGAATTGGATGAAATTGAACGTAAGATCCGACAATTGGAGATTGAGCGCGAAGCCATTAAACGGGAGAAAGACCAGCCGAAGTTGGATAAGCTTGCTTCCCAATTGGCAGAATTAAGTGATGAACGCGATTCGCTAAAAGCCAAGTGGCAGAATGAGAAAGACATCGTAGAAGGCATTCAGCAGGCCAAGGAAGACATTGAGAACTTCAAATTGCAAGCTGAGCAGGCGGAACGTGCAGGAGACTTTGGAAAAGTAGCGGAGTTGCGCTACGGAAGAATTCAGGAAGCAGAAGCCAAATTGGAGGAAAGCAAACATCAATTGGCCGAACTCCAAGAGAATTCTCCGATGATCAAAGAGGAAGTAGATTCGGAAGACATTGCAGGCGTGGTTTCGCGCTGGACGGGAATTCCCATCAATAAGATGCTGGAAAGCGACCGTGAGAAGCTTCTCAAATTGGAAGACGAATTGCACAAACGTGTGGTAGGGCAAGAAGAAGCCATTTCTGCTATTTCAGATGCTGTGAGACGAAGCCGAGCAGGACTACAGGATGAAAAACGACCCATCGGTTCGTTTATCTTCTTAGGAACAACGGGTGTAGGTAAAACCGAACTTGCTAAAGCCTTGGCGGATTATCTTTTCAATAACGAGAACGCCATGACGCGTATTGATATGAGTGAGTATCAGGAACGCCATTCGGTTTCCCGTTTGGTAGGAGCACCTCCGGGATACGTGGGCTACGATGAAGGCGGACAGTTGACCGAAGCGGTGCGAAGAAAGCCGTACTCGATCGTGCTTTTGGATGAGATTGAGAAAGCGCATCCTGATGTGTTCAACATCTTACTGCAAGTGTTGGATGATGGCCGATTGACCGACAACAAGGGCCGCGTGGTGAACTTTAAGAACACCATCATCATCATGACCTCGAACCTTGGTTCGCACTTGATCCAAGAGAAGATGGAGGATATCAATGAATTCAACCGCGAGGAAGTGTTGGCATCTACCAAAACAGAACTGTTTGAACTGCTGAAGAAAACCTTGCGACCTGAGTTCTTGAATCGAATTGACGACATCATCATGTTTACACCGCTCACGCGAGATGATGTGTCAAGCATTGCCAGACTGCAGTTGCAGTTACTTGCCAAGCAATTGGCTAAGAATGGTATCACCTTCGAATTCACGGATGAATGTGTGGATTGGCTGTCTCAACTTGGTTTCGACCCACAGTTTGGTGCCAGACCATTGAAACGTGTCATCCAACGTGAAGTACTGAACGAACTCTCTAAGGAGATTCTTGCCGGAAAAGTGAACAAAGATGGTGTTATCATCCTCGATTGCTTTGACAAGAAGATCGTCTTCAGAAATCAACCGAAGCAAGAAGAGACGGTTTAA